In one Hymenobacter sp. DG25B genomic region, the following are encoded:
- a CDS encoding DUF1622 domain-containing protein, giving the protein MLLLEPVTVHTLAENWVLNAVQWLKLSIETIGAFIIGLGILVAGRLFVVALWQRRTANFTAIRLVLARYLALALEFQLGADILSTAIAPTWEQIGKLGAIAVIRTALNFFLSKEMKDERHITAEKHVTNKAGLAIEEGQQEEEK; this is encoded by the coding sequence ATGCTGCTACTGGAGCCCGTTACCGTTCATACGCTCGCCGAGAATTGGGTACTTAATGCCGTACAGTGGCTGAAGCTGAGTATTGAAACGATTGGGGCCTTCATTATTGGCCTGGGTATTCTGGTAGCGGGGCGGCTGTTTGTGGTGGCACTTTGGCAGCGGCGCACCGCCAATTTTACGGCCATAAGGCTGGTGCTGGCCCGGTATCTGGCCTTGGCGCTGGAGTTTCAGTTAGGCGCCGATATTCTTTCCACGGCCATTGCCCCAACCTGGGAGCAAATAGGCAAGCTGGGAGCTATAGCCGTTATTCGTACCGCCCTCAACTTCTTTCTCTCCAAGGAAATGAAGGATGAGCGCCATATCACGGCCGAGAAGCACGTGACCAACAAGGCCGGGCTTGCTATAGAAGAAGGCCAGCAAGAAGAGGAGAAGTAG